GCCGCGTCCTACGAGGTGCGCCCCTTCGGCGTGCGCAGCGCCATGCCCATGGCCAGGGCGGTGAAGCAGGCGCCGCACGCCATCGTGGTGAAGCCGCGCTTCTCCGCCTACGCGGAGGCCAGCGAGCAGGTGTTCGCCATCTTCGAGCGGTACACGCCGCTGATTGAACCCCTGTCGCTGGACGAGGCGTTCCTGGACGTCACTGCGTCGGTGGGGCTCTTTGGCGCGGCGGCGGACATCGCGAAGCGGATCCGCAAGGAGATTGCCCACGAGCTGAACCTGCCGGCGTCCGCGGGCATCGCGACGGCGAAGTTCGTGGCGAAGATCGCCTCCGACCTGGCGAAGCCCAACGGCCAGCGCGAGGTGCGCCCGGAGGAGACGGTGGCGTTCCTCGCGGGGCTGCCGGTGTCTCGGCTGTGGGGTGTGGGGCCGAAGACGGAAGAGGCGATGAAGCGCGCGGGGCTCGTCACGATTGGCGACGTGGCGACGCGCGACGTGGACTGGCTGGAGGAGCGCTTCGGCGCGGCGAGCGCGAAGCACCTGTGGGAGCTGTCGCACGGCATCGACGCGCGGGACGTGGTGCCGGACCGGGCGGCCAAGAGCGTGGGCGCGGAGGACACCTTCGACGAGGACCTGACGGGCCCGGAGGCGCTCAAGCCGCACGTGCACGCGCAGGCCCTGCGGGTGGCCCGGCGGCTGCGCAGAGCGTCGCTGAAGGGGCGCGTGGTGCAGCTCAAGCTGAAGTTCGCGGACTTCACGGTCATCACCCGGCGCGTCACACTGCGCGAGGCGACGGACGACGGGCAGGTCATCTACCGCGCGGCGCTGGAGTTGCTGGAGCGCGCGCACGAAGGCAAGGCGCTGCGGCTCACCGGCGTGAGCGTGCAATTGGATGAGGACGAGCCGCAGCTCGGGCTCTTCCCGGCGGCGGCGCCGAAGTCGTCGAAGTTGAACGAAGCGATGGACCGCATCGCGGCGCGCTTCGGCAGCAAGGCCATCACCATGGCGGACATCGCGGGGGCGGAGGCGTCGGACGACGACCAGCACCGCTCCGAGAAGCCGGTGGACAAGCCGAAGCGGTAGCGCGCCCTCGGGCACGAAAAAGGCCGGAGCACCTGTGAGCGCTCCAGCCCTTTCGCTGCATCCGGCCGCTACGTACGGGGGCGCTACCCCTCGCCCGCGTCGGAGCCGGAGGAGGCGTTGGAACCACCGCCCTCTCCGCTTCCGTTGCCAGTACGACGGCGACGGCGGCGACGGCGCTTGCGGCGGGGGCCTTCCGCGTCCGCTCCACCGGCCGCTCCGGCGCGCGGCGGCGGCACCTCTCCGGCCTGCCACGCC
The sequence above is drawn from the Corallococcus sp. NCRR genome and encodes:
- a CDS encoding DNA polymerase IV, giving the protein MRAILHVDMDAFYASVEQRDNPSLRGKPVIVGGHAQRGVVVAASYEVRPFGVRSAMPMARAVKQAPHAIVVKPRFSAYAEASEQVFAIFERYTPLIEPLSLDEAFLDVTASVGLFGAAADIAKRIRKEIAHELNLPASAGIATAKFVAKIASDLAKPNGQREVRPEETVAFLAGLPVSRLWGVGPKTEEAMKRAGLVTIGDVATRDVDWLEERFGAASAKHLWELSHGIDARDVVPDRAAKSVGAEDTFDEDLTGPEALKPHVHAQALRVARRLRRASLKGRVVQLKLKFADFTVITRRVTLREATDDGQVIYRAALELLERAHEGKALRLTGVSVQLDEDEPQLGLFPAAAPKSSKLNEAMDRIAARFGSKAITMADIAGAEASDDDQHRSEKPVDKPKR